TTATAGGAACAGTAGGCCCAATTCTAGGACAGATTCATTTGTGTGTTTGTGTCGAATGAAAAAAGTTGGGTACAATGATCGGACGACCTCATGTCTAGTTGCATGCCACTACCAACGAGTGCTCTTGATAAAAAAGGAGTTTTATACATCTAAAAAAGGGCTTTATACATCCTAGATCGCTTACACTAGAGGATGGGGACTACGCGGATGAGTAGATTCAGACTCTAAACAGTCGTCGTTGAAAACCATCATCTGACGTTACCAATTTTATTTACACAAGTACTCCTTTCTGTCCCGAAATACTTgtcggaaaaaataaaaatagatgtatctaaaattaaaatatatctagatacatccattcctccgacaagtattttcagacggagggagtagtacaaaaATTCACTCGTTTGCATTTTGTTTTATTCCAAGATCACATATTTAAGACACCTCTATACGTTATCTAACATGTACAACTTTCGACATATATATTTACAAGTCTCTAGAAAAGAGTACATGGAAAATACCACATCATAATGTCTATGCAAGGTTTACTTTTTTTAATAATCATTTGCTACTTATTTCGTATTAAATGAATTGCATAACATTATGTGGAAATTAAATTCTgaaaaataaaacaatctgcacaCCAGAAAAACTCTTTCCCctccgtttctttttctttttcccgcATCCTGTCCCCACCCGTCAAAGGCCCAGCCAAATTTTCTCCTTCTATTTCGCCCGCGAAGAGGCACCACTAAAGGTCACCGCCCACCCCGGCATTTTTTCGCCAGATTCAATCGAATCTCCTATATCCCACGACTGCGGCGATCAGGGCCGGCAGATTGGGGGTGGCCGCCCGCTGGCCGACCTTGAATCCACCACACAACCATCCCCACGAGCACTCCGCTCTACCCCCCCTGCTCGCAGCGACCGGCGACGGCGGATTGGAGGAGGCCGCCCGACCGGCCGAGCTCAGATCCACTACATCAACCAGCAACAGCGGATTGGAGGAGGCCTCCCCACCTGTCTCTCTTTCCCCACAGATTGCAGCGACCAGCGTCGGCTGACGGTAATTTACTCATCCCGCCCTCCTCATCCCGCAAGATCTAGACGTAAGGGATCACCATggaagggatttgggggagaaaaGCACACGCGGTCGTGTACATCTCTAAATACAACGACCATGTGGCAAATCCCGTAGCTCTGTAAGTTTTACTCGATTTTTACTCAGTTGTCGTGAGATTTCCTGTAGTTCAGCGACCATGTGGCTTCCCTGTTTGTGGTTCTGCTACCCCATAAATCGTCCTTACCTAGGATGGTCAAAACATAATGTCTGCACTTGTTCTTGATACAATATATTACCATATGGAGTTCACAGTGTATGTTATTTATTTTGAATTCTTGATAAAGACTGGGTCTGCACTTGTTCTTGTTCAAAACTGAATAAAGATTGATTCTGCACTTGTTCTTGTTCAAAACAGAATAAAGACCGAGTCTGCACTTGTTCGAAACTGAATAAAGGccgagtctgcacttgttcttGTTTAACTGAATTCTGGATGCTCCATATTTCAAAGTAAGTTGTTTACTTCGATCTGTTCTGCAACCCTCAAAAGTATCGTACAGTAATGTCTTTGCCATCTCCAGGACCGTACATAGAAAATCAGAGGCCCTGTGCAAATCAAAATTTAAGCCCCGACGTTGGAGTATAGTTTATTAATCACTGCAATAGTATAATTTTCATGTAGAATTCAGCACCAGATGCACAAATTCAAGAAAGAACAAAAAACTGGATGTAGTAGTGTACTTATAAACACGAGTAGTAATAAAAGAATAGGGTGCTGAGAACTCCCACAACCTTCAGAGTAGCATTGTAGTTGTAGATCATGAAAGACTGCACGTAAAGCTCCACTGGGTGATTGCTAGTGTACATGACCATGATCTGCTAGAGTAATTTAATTTGGGCCTTGAGATTGTTTTCTTTTTTGGAATAGTAGCAatgcattgagagagagagagagtgagagagagagaggagggggtcgCTGGGAGTAATTTTGATGGATTGGGATTGGAGAGAGAAGTACGAGGTGGCTTGGGCCTTGGGGTCCGATATTTCCATCATTGTTTACTCTCATTAATTCTCTATTTAATTAACATCTTAATTACCTAAAAGGTCGGGAGCCCTCCAATTTTTTAGGCCCTGCTCAACCGCTCCGGTTGCACCTGCTAAAATATTGCCCTGGCCATCTCAAATGACAAGCATCAACTCCAAGTTTGAGTATTAAGGAACACATGAACTACTTAATAGCAGAGCTGCTTGTTTATAACTATTTTACACAATCTAGCCTTTTTTGTCTACTAGCAATGAAAGCCAAGTTTCAAGAGATAAGTTAATGTAATCACGTACGTTACAAGTACTCCTCCAAACAAGTTTAAGCAGATTTCAGTCATCTAGTGTTGATAATGTAGGCTGGTAGATCTTTCGGCAATTCATTAAGTTCGCTCTCTGTCATCTTTTCCAGCTTCAGTTACTAAAATCATGCCACCAGTTCTGGAGAGTGATATGCATAGCAGGGAATATCTTGCGGAACAGAAACGCAAGGGTGAGGCATATTTGAAGGAAAGGGATGCAAGGATTGTGGAACGCAAGGCTGCGGAGTAGGAGTCTCTTAAAGACATACAAAGCATAGCTCGTAGCCTTGTATACCCTAGTGCTCCTAATGCGCAACTGACACAAAAGGCACGAGGTGCTGATGATTGCAGTGACTCAGAGTATGAACCAGATGCTGAAGAGGAGGCCTATGTAGAGGAAGAGGATTTGAGAGATGAAGAGGAGGTCGCTCTTCCAAAGTCCAAAGCAATGGTAATCATGCAGACGTACATCTTAAATAATATGTACAATGTCAATTGACTGACTTTAATTTTGCTTGCTTGTATCATTTGTATGTCATTGTGCACTATAAGTATCACAAATAATTGACTGAAAGATTGATTCACATATTCTGTCAGGAAGCATTATCAAATAAGCCACCCAACATTACTCATGAGAATTGGACTAGCCTTGTCAATAAATGGTCTGATGAAAGAAACAAGGTTTGTAACAAGATATGCGACCAACAATAGTTTTTGCATTCACATCTACTGTACCATATGTAAATACTTATATTCATTTTTTATGTAGAAAATATGTCAAATGAATAAGGAAAACCGAGAAGCTGTCAGGCAACACCAAAAGACGGGATCTATGTCCTATGTTTCCTATTTCAGCAAACTTGTAAGAATTCCAAATATCTTACTTGTAGTCCTATGTCTATTGCATCTggcctatatatgtatgtatgtatgtatgtatgtatgtatgtatgtagtagtagtagtagtaatgttaCAATTTCATATATCTTGTAGAAAAAAGACAAGTACAATAATCATGACCCAAGTCCCATTGAGTTTTTCAAAGACACCCATACAAACAGCAAGACTGATAGCATGAGCTGAGTCAGGACTTCTAGCTCATGTAAGATTTCTTCCTCTATTATTTCTGACTTGAAATAGATTCTCATATTGCTAGCATATGAACTTTGCCTTAGCATCAATATTTTTCTTTGTACTATAGAATGCGATGGAAAAAAGAAGGGAAGCACAATCAGAAGGTGAGCAGCCAGTATCCGATACATCGATTGTGGCTGAAGTTCTAAAGGAAGAAAGCGCCCATAGCACCGTCCTTTCTAGCATGGGGTATGCATCAAGATCCGGGAGGTCTGGGAGCTCTACTTCATGAGCCTAGATCCGATTTCTAGAAGAAAGAATTGAATAGAAGGATAGAGAGGCAAGAGATGCAAATGACAGGTAATTATCTTATTTCcctttttgttcttgttgtttcttttttcttgCTTCTGTGTGCATGGTGCACTCATTGAAGTGAACGAAAGTTCAACTAAGGAGTGCTTCTTTTAACCTGGGTTGTTGACTTGATATCCTTTTGGTGATGCTTCCTGTAATCAAGCTGTTGGTTATGCATATTTTAAAACATTACAAGTTATTCTTGAGTTTACTGTTTCATTGTCCCGTCGGCATGCTTGCCTTGACATTTAATAATGTACTTATCTATTTTAAATTGGTACCCTTGTACCTTGTTATCTTGTATGTTTTCATCTCATTACGATGCAACATTGTTGTGTTTTGTCATTTATAGGCATCGGGAGGAGTTAGTCGCAAGACTTGAAGCACGAGAGAGAGCATTTCAAGAGATACAAAAGAAGCAACAAGAAGAATTGGAAGCTCTAAAGAAGAGCTGCTTGATTTTTTGAGGGCTCAAGCAACTCAGCAAGCAACTCAGCAGTCCCAGTCCCAACCAGATGGTTCATGAATGCCATCCTTACATTGCAATCATCAGGATAACATATGTGGTCTTTAGTTAATATTAGTTTTCATCTTGTCTATTGTCTGTGTTAAACTTGAGTCTGTTTTTTACCGCCATTTTTGTTTACAGAATGATTTGGCTGAGACGATTTCATACATAATATGATTTGTCTTTGATATCAATTTATGATGTGATTTTTCTCTTCAACTTTTTTATATAATCTTATGTGATGTGATGTGAAATAAATACTTATTTTCATCGTAATTTAGATTTGAAAGAAAGTAAATATATTTTGATgtcgtcatcttcatccataaTAAAAGTAATGGCACTACTAGTGGGATAGCTGCTCGGGTGTTGATGTGGCGTAAAGTTAGTGACGTTGCCTCGTCACTGAATATGGTACAATACGGCATATTTTCTCCTAACATGTGACATTAATTGGTCGTCATGGAAATAGTAAGTCGATGACGTTCTATATAATGTCATTGAAGGTCCCAATTTTGATGATGTTTTTGCGTGTGCGCCGTCACTAGGAGTAATATGTGACGGGGATTCCGTGACGATGCTTGTGACGCCCATAAAATGTCATCAGGGGGTAATTTGTGACGTTATTAGCTATTCGATGACATTTTTTAGCTCGTCATAGTAGGCCCGATCTCTTATACTGGTCGAAGCCTCACTTCTCCGACCGCTTCTCCTCACCAACCTGCTCCCATGGCGAGCACCGCTTCACCGACCAGACCGATGGGCGTGCACGGAGGCGCTGCGAGCCTCCGAGCTTTCACCCCCGCCTTTCGGCGGGTgcggtggccgcccaagttcaggccaGAATTGCCGCCTCGCTATGACAGCGCGGCAGATCCGGCAGGTTTCCTCCAGGCCTACGAGGAGGCCGTTGGGGCAGCcacggcgacgacaaggtcatggccaactggttccccatggccctcacgggCATGCCGCGCGTCTGGCTTCTCAGCCTGCCACCGTCTTCTGTGGCTTCGTGGGAGGAGTTGCACGGCCTCTTTGTCATGCAGTTCACAGTGCAGGCTCCCCCTGCTATCACAGCCCTCCTCGACGGCTCACAAGCGCCGCCCTCAGACAACCACGTCAAGTAGTTCTTTCGCCAAGTGGGTGCCGCCCGTGTATAGTAGGGTGCTCCTCGAGGGTGGGCGTCGCCCAGCGCCGACCTCACTTTCGTCCAGGGATCACCCCGCAACCACGGCGGGCGCGGGCGCGCTCCTgatgctttgcacccccaccatctgcaatgtggcggtaaccaagaccctcatcgacagcggagctcgcctcaatgtgctctctgtggaagctttcggcttgcttcacATGCTGTTCGGCCGGCTGCGCACCACCAAGCCGTTCTCTGGAGTCGTCGACGGCTCCACCTGCCCCCGGGGCAAATCCGCCTGcttgtcaccttcggcacccgcgacaaccaccgcaccgagctcattgacttcgacatcacccgcatcggtctcccatacaacgccatcctcgggtacccggctctggccaagttcatggcggcaactcaccctgcctacaacctcatgaaaattCCGGGAAGCAGCGGCGTCCCCATCATGggtggagacaccaaggaggcgtTGTCGGCTCTCAACCACGCCTTCAGGGCCGCGGCTGCTGCGTGGCCGAAAGTGGGAGGTGCCCCTGAGGCCcagggggctgcgccggccaaaaagaagcagttgttctcccaaCATTGGGCCAAGACGaagcaggtaccggtcgacgaGGGCGGGgcttcgggagccaccttcaccataggtgctgaCCTCACCCCGGACCAAGAAGAGGCGTTTGTGAacttcctgcgtgcaaacaaggaggtgtttgcctgggagcccaagcagctggttggggtcccgagggggataatcgagcaccaccCGAGGGTGGGCCCTAACGTATGCCCGGTGAAGGAGAAGGCgtggcggcagtccacggagaagcagtccttcatcgtccaagagactcgCAAGCTGCAAGAAGCTGGTGTCATCCGCGAGGTGCTATACCCAGAGTGGTTGGCGAACCCGGTCATCGTGCGCAAGAACGACAGGAAGGAACGTATGTGtgccgacttcaccaacctcaacaaggcctgccctcaagacccgttctCGCTCCCGTGCATTggtcagatcatcgactccaccgcctagtgcgacctgctgtgcttcctagatgccttcatGGGCTACCgctagatcaagatggcggtacaagaaatcgagaagacggccttcccgaccccatgtggggtgtactgctacaccagcatgccgttcgggctgcgtaatgctggggcaaccttccagcggctgatgcacatcgctaggctggcagctcgggaggaacgctgaggcctacgtcgacaacatcgtggtaaaatctcgggaggcaaagAACCTCATCCAGGATCTGGAAGAAACATTCGCCAGCCTACGCagggtggacctgcggctcaacccggagaaatgcgtgtttggtgtcccttccggtaAGTTGTTAGGTTTCTTGTGTCACACAGAGGaattgaggcgaacccagagaaggtcaaggcaatagaagagatgagcccaccacagactctcaaggaaatgcaaaagctggcgggctgcgtgacttcgttagggcgcttcatctccaagctgggagagcgcgccctcccgttcttcaagctgagaaaaagaagggcccgttcgagtggactccggaggctgacgGGACATTTCAAGACCacaagagatacctcaccagcccgccggtgatggtggcgccgcgtcctctcgagcccctggtgctttacttgGCCGACACGCCTCATTTTTCTAGCGCAGCACTGGTGGCCGTCCAGGAGGAGCACTGGGACAAGAGCCGACCACACGACGCCACACGTTTGGTTGGGATGATGCAACACGAAGACAACGCCCCTGAAGCCACGACAGCACCAGCAGATAACCAGGCCCCACAAGACGGTGCTCCTGAGGCTGCGGTTGCCCCGACAGGAAACCGAGCTCCTGAGGTCCCCTAGCCTGAAGAGGCGCCCCAGCCTCAGGAGGTCTCGGACTCCACCAACGCTCCCGCTCTCgccgagcacccggtgtacttcgtcagcacggtactaCGTGACGCACGAGCatgctaccccatgccacagaagcttctGCCCGCGCTCCTCGTGGCCTCgtgcaagctgcgccactacttccaaggccaccccattaaggcagcttacccattggagagggtactccggAGCCCCAACACTacgggaagggtcgccgagtggaacatcgaacaGGCGTTCCAGTTGGAATTcaacaccaccagggtcatcaagggtgccgcgctcgccgacttcgtggcggaGTTGACCGATGTCCCGATGCCCGAAGCAGGCGAGGACCGGTCCCTCTCTTCAGGGAGCAAAGCGCCAAACAGCTGgttcatgtacttcgacggcgccttCGCATGCCAGGGTGTGGGGGccggagccgtgctcatctcgcctacccaagacaagctctactgtgccatgcagctctgcttccaacgtggcaagaaggtctccaacaacatcgcggagtacgaaggcTTGATCGCCAGCCTCAAGGCAGCGGCCGCCTTAGGCGTGAagcacctcaccatcaagggcgactcccagctcctcgtcaacttctccaacaaggtgtacgagctgaaggatgaacacatggaggcatacctggcAGAGGTAtgaaagatggagaagcaattcttgggcctggaactaCAGCACGTACCTCGCGACACGAATAAGGAAGCTGACGATATCGCCAAGAGAGCGTCCAAACGCTAGCCgcaggagcccggcgtcttcgaggagcgactcttcaagcgtTCGGCAGCCCCTCCGGCTGCGGAGGCAACACCGGCTCAGGAGGAACTTCCCCCGCCACCAACCTCGGGAGCCCCTGCCcgcggcccaacctcaggagcacgcctgctcctcgcgCTCGAACCTCAGGAAGGGTGATGGACCGAAGAATTTAAGGCGTACCTGCTGCAGGgagccctgccggagaaggaggaagacacggAGCGCGTGGCTCAGCAGGCCACAGCctactgcattcaggacggtgagctatatcgaaaacggccaaatgatgtttccttgcgatgcatctccagggagcaggggtgcGAGTTGTTAaccgacatacacggtggggattgCGGATATCACTCGTCATCGCGCAccttggtgggcaaggcgttccgcagcggattctactggcccacggcactcaacgacgcgaccgagctggtgagatccagtgaagcctgccagttacatgccaagcaaatccatcagcctgctcagggcctccaaactatCCCACACTCCTGACCGTTTGCGATCTGGGGGCTGGACAACTTGGGACCGTTCCCTTGAGCGcccggggctaccgctacctctacgttgccatcgacaaattcaccaagtgggcagaagtggaGCCAGTCCGTACCATCCGGCTGGCTCGacggttaagttcatcaagggcctcgtgagccgacccggagtccctaatcgcatcgtcaccgacaacggctcgcagttcaccatcAACCTTTtgaaaacatattgtgctaatcttggaacgcagatatgctatgcctcagtggcacaccccaggagcaatggacaAGATGAGTGCACAAACGCagaggtcttgaggggcctcaaagcaaggactttgaagaagaagctcgaatcctgtggcaggggctggctggATGAGCTCTAGTCAGTGTTGTGGTCCATCCATACCACTGCGACCAAGCTGACCGGCGAaacaccattcttcctcgtctatggagctgacGCGGTTCTCCCACATGAAGTCAGGCATCGCTCtgcgcgggtcttggcgtttgatgaggcacgccaggacgccatgcgggggatggatcttgtgctgggggaggaacgccgccgtcaagcctcgctccgagaGGCAAGGTACCAGCAGTCGCTGCGGTGGTATCACTACCACAGCTtccgctccaggacgcttgaggtgggtgatcttgtcctatggcgggtgctctccagggaagggctgcataagctctcacccatgtgggagggcccgtttaggatcgcACGCGTCTCCAGGCGTGGCACCACACGcatggagacgcaggacgggatccccatccagaacgcctagaacatccagcacctcagggagttctacccatgaagcaaggcccagtgcctgtgaaggtctccgctcatgacactctcacgtaataatgagtggggctgtacatgccccggagtctccagagtgccgtcgtccggcctcgggggctccctcccacgtcctagtggcaacacttagctccgcgctggtgagaaggctagactaggtgccggacgtggctgttcatttgctttctgtagttgatTTGCATCTTCTTAATGAAATTTGGAGTTTGCTTGTTTTCAGTTGCCCAGTCCGCTTTCCCCTTCGTTTTCTCTTTTGTGCTTTGGTTCTGGTTTAGGAGGGgcggcagttgcccgtcgctccttCTCGTGCGTCTCGCgcgcgggggctgggcaggtgtgtgcgtgcGATGGGCTCGCCCCGCACCGCAAACACACTTCGCCGAAGCCCCACTCCCTCAAAGCTTCAGCTTGTTCTATCCTCGTGAGACGCCCTCAAAGACACTCGTGATCTGTGCACCCCCCCTTGAAGTCCATGCCCCCGGGCACTGTGACGCGAATCACCAAGCCACCGTGCCCTGAGGGCTCGTGCAAGGAAGAATAGGGCACCCGACCAAGTTTTTCTAACAAACCCGTAGCTTCATGGTACCTCCTAAGGTGAATGACCCTTGAGCTGTCAGCAAGGAGGGCCTCACCAGGTAATGAAGCATGAGCTCTCGCGAGGGAAACTACTGCGGGCGCATCAAGCTAAATTATCGTACCATACCCATTTGGAGCATGAACACTACAGCACAACATCGGGACAATAAAACATAGCATAGTAGCATAAACACCATGGTTCGTTACACGCCTCTGCAGGTCCCCCTACTTTTTTCAGATGTAGGAAGAAAGGAAAGGTCAAAACAAAAGCGGCCTGCGTGACCGTGGCAGCTCACGAGGCCTGGATCCAAGGGCCTCCCGGACTCAGCCCGAGCCTTCTTCGCGCTTCACCGGAGCGTGGCGCCGGACTCAAAGCGAGCCCAGCGATGTGGCAGCTGGTCATAGCCGCCGTTGCTGGTGCTCTCActggaggaggagccgccgccACTGGACGAGCCGCGGCCGTCACCAAGGGCAATCTCGCCCACAGCGTCGTCACTGTCGTCGTCAAAACcaagctcgccgtcgccgccgccatcttTGGGACAACACCCTGCGGGACGACCATCTCCCCCGAACACTCTCACATAGAGGGTTGTGACGCCggcgtacttgaagtggagggtgcacctcctgctcaGGCCGCGCGCGTGGGCAAACATCTGCCAACCGCGGGTCAGGGCCACGTTGCTcccggcggagacctccaccacggcccaggaggccttgctgcagcaaccatcggcCTGCAACCAGAGGCCGTCAATACCCATGGCCGTCAGCTCACCGGTAAAGAAGTGcaggagctggagccaggtgccgacCGGCCTCTCCGATCACACGACGAACTCCAGGAGcacctcc
This window of the Triticum aestivum cultivar Chinese Spring chromosome 5D, IWGSC CS RefSeq v2.1, whole genome shotgun sequence genome carries:
- the LOC123119908 gene encoding uncharacterized protein; this encodes MPPVLESDMHSREYLAEQKRKGEAYLKERDARIVERKAADDSEYEPDAEEEAYVEEEDLRDEEEVALPKSKAMEALSNKPPNITHENWTSLVNKWSDERNKKICQMNKENREAVRQHQKTGSMSYVSYFSKLNAMEKRREAQSEGEQPVSDTSIVAEVLKEESAHSTVLSSMGYASRSGRSGSSTS